The Arachis ipaensis cultivar K30076 chromosome B10, Araip1.1, whole genome shotgun sequence DNA window TTCAGTGCATCTCTCCAGGACCTCAGGAGCGCCCCTCACCGAGCCCACTTTGTATAGAAAGCTCATTGGCAAGCTCCAATATCTTACCAACACCAGACCTGACATTGCTTTTGCAGTGAAAAAATTAAGTCCATATTTGGAGTCTCCTACTCAAGACCATTACAAAGCGGCCCTACGAGTTCTACGTTACTTGAAGAATGCCCCAGCCACGggttttttttccccttttgttACTGACTTCAAACTCATTGGTTTTGCTAATGCGGATTGGGGGACATGCCCCGATACCAGGCACCCAGTCTCTGGTTACTGTTTCTTTCTTGGCACAACGCTGATCTCTTGGAAGAGCAGCAAGCAACAAACTGTGTCGAGATTGTCTTCTGAAGCGAAATATCGAGCCTTGGCCAATGCCATTTGTGAATCTCTCTGGCTTCTTCGCCTGCTACATGTGCTTAGTGTGAGTCATCCCCAGCATTTTCTTCTGTACAGTGATAGCCAGTCTGCTTTAGCCATGGCAGCCAACCCGATCCTGCAT harbors:
- the LOC107621043 gene encoding uncharacterized protein LOC107621043; amino-acid sequence: MEVAYNTKGLALYQKKYTANLLEKFGILEAKPASTLMDYSVHLSRTSGAPLTEPTLYRKLIGKLQYLTNTRPDIAFAVKKLSPYLESPTQDHYKAALRVLRYLKNAPATGFFSPFVTDFKLIGFANADWGTCPDTRHPVSGYCFFLGTTLISWKSSKQQTVSRLSSEAKYRALANAICESLWLLRLLHVLSVSHPQHFLLYSDSQSALAMAANPILHE